A window of Daucus carota subsp. sativus chromosome 2, DH1 v3.0, whole genome shotgun sequence genomic DNA:
TGCTTGTGTATGGATATATATAGGAGTGACAGAGCTGTTTACGCGTTATTTACTCTTTCCGCGTTGGATTTCGAGGGACACGTTTTGGTGGTTCTGGGTCgggttattttaaaattttgaaaataacgATATCGATGTATACATGagtaaaataatactccctccgtcccagtcatttgtatacaaatggctgggacacggagaccaataaattgtgtaagaaatgagtaaaattagatgaaaagtgggtataatggtgggacccattaatatttaataatagatttgagatagtggaggaaagtagtgggtgtaatagtgtttatattattatagaatagagatagtggaggaaagtagttggtgtaatgatattttatattataaaagtttactacttttggaatgtatacaattgatgggacgtcccaaaaaggaaactgtatacaattcactgggacggagggagtagtaatttttatttcgtGGAGAAAATTTGTTAGTATAAATGTTTCgcttatacaaaattatatacttTACTTAAAGTAACTACTTTCtccaaagaaaaatattaaatgctaGTTTATGATTCGTATAATTCACATATTAtgacttataatatttgttattgtattatttatattttaatatttaattttattataaaaataaaactatattaaaataatatataattttttaagtaaaatattttcttaaaatacataataggttaatatatatttattaaatgtgtTACTCTACatgttgaataaatatttaataattaaacttcTTAAAAATCTTATTAAAAACTAATCCGAGTTCCTATGACGTTTTTATAGTATTTTGGGTTTAGTAGCATAACATAGTATAGATGAGTTTCTCGAGTCAACTCactgaaattttatattcgCTGACCGCTGTAGAGTTCACTCTTCACTCACgtccaaattatatttttaatgtgcTTTCTGAAGTTAAAATTGAATTTCTTTAATGTGCTATTCTCCCTCCACAAATTTATTCAAGCCGATTCCCAAACACTTTTCCGTTTGAGCTCTGCATTCGCAAACCTCATATGCAGCTAGAGTTAGCAGTTCTACTATTATGTCTAAATTTGGAATGCGATTCTGTATGAAACCGATGGTCTCTGAACCTGTATGTATAAATATCAACCAATATACAAAAATTACAAACTTCTCGCCATTGTACTACAAAGCTTTAAAGAAAAAACTGCCCGGAAAGAAACTAGAAGTTACAGTAAGGCTTTCCGAGATATCATAAACTCTATAAGATATTCCAAGTAAAGCACACCATAGAATGTTCATATGTCAGTCAATATCAAGGATGATACAATCACCACATACGCTAAGAAGAAGAACACAGCTATCTGGAAGAAGAACTTAGGGTTGTCTCTCATGTTTGGGGACGCCACCGCCCTACATTAAAAGAGTCCATCCACGGTCAAATAAGGCAAGGAAGAAAAACATGGACACAGAGAAACTGTTGGAAATTACAAGACATCACCTAGCTATGCGTTGAGACAGTCTATGGAAAGGCATACTCTGTATGAAGACGATACCAGGCCCTGTTAGTACAGCTGTTACTCCATTCTCAACCTGCCAGTATAACAAGATCACTAATGGCACCAAAGTTCGTATaaaactattaagaattttaaAGAGCAAAGGGATGTGCATTCCTAAACCATGTACTTGACATCAATGGCATTAAGCCACATTAATAATATTCAACTGCTACAGCCAGAACGTGTCAACAGAATAATATTTCTACAGTAAATTTTAAGTAGATATGCAGGAGAGatggaagaaaataaaattccaCTAAAAGCGAACAAGATATGTAAGAAATTTACCCCAAACACCACCCTTCTCATGGGACCAGTATATTTGACTTGTACATTTACCGTTCCTGACAGTGCAATGATGCTAGAGACATCAACAGAAAGAACTTCACCCACCTCAAGACTTTTCTGCACAACTAACATTAGACAAACAGGAAAATAAGACTTCATTCAAATTACATGCTCTAGAGAGCTATcagaacataatttttttttatcctcACAGAAGCGGTACAAGGAAGCAATATGGCTGACGAAAGATTTGGGGTTTGTGGGATGTGAGAGTTTTCATCATTACCATGTTTCCTTAAAAAAACATTTCAAATGTTCAAGTTCACAAAGATCCCCAGTACAACTTTTTGTAACCTAAACCCAAACTAGGTTATGTAAAACATAGGTGAATAAGGATAACTCAAACTTATACTATTTTTTAGGATGCCCCAAAAGAAAACCTTCATGGACTTAAATCCATAAATTACTGGTGAAGTTAAAACCATACCAGTTCCACCACCAACAATGAATGCAAGTCCTTGGCCAGAAAGTTTTTGTCTCAAAAATCCCTGcaattatcagataaaatttGTCAGATCAAGAGTTTTGCGAACAACTGCAAGGATATTTATGTCAAGAAGATAACCATCTTACCTCTACACCAGGTACAACATTGCGTGCCCTAGGATCAACTGCATTGTTGACTTTCACATCATTGATAGAACACAGGAATGCATCTGGCTACAAAACATATTACCAAATCACATACATGTcgagttatattatattttgtacacttgctttcaaacaaaataatcatttaattggaaTTGCTGCGGTTGCGGACCTCTATTAACAATATACACCGATATAATAGTAGTTGCCACTTGCCAGTAATAACAAGGAGATACTACaatacaattttaaattaaaaaaaaaaggcgGGAAGagatataataaaatcaaatttacctGGCATAACAGCTCACCGCCAAACAATGCTAAATCAATCTGCAGagtcaataaaataaaaatgggtTATCTTTTTGTGTCTTAAACTTTGATAGTGCTTTAAAtggacaatatatttataaataattatatataaaaaaaatcaaaaaagatACCGGGAGAATTCTTGCAAGTGAAGGTGCAGCAATACCAACAAACTCATCACTTGTACCAGAATTGAGGAAGACTATGTTACTCAAACTCTTGCCAAAAAGCCACTGCCACACACCAGCTTCATTTTCAGGGACGAAAACATTCTCCATTACAATCTGCCCGGACATGTAACACATGGAACCTGTTATACAATTAAAAAGTACTATGAAAAACCATTTCCAGTTAAACAAAAAGATGCAGTGTCAAGCTCACATCCAATGGTGGTTTGGGAATATGCTTCAAAACATAAAGTGCCTATACACTTAGCTAGTTTACTGCCACAAGAGACCTGTACTCCACTAAGAAGATTAAAGAAGTATATGCAAATGGTCAATACTTACAGTATATTTAAGCAAAGTCATTAATTTAAACTGGAGTAGAAGATAGTATGGCGTTAATCTCACACAGCACTCATTAACTTagggcaatatttcttcttttctACATTGACACACCAATTTACACTAATACTAAATAGTTCCATGTTCATAacaaattttctatattttacCACTGAACCTGCATCAAAGATTTCCAGGACTCGGTTATGTATTTTTTAAGGCGCGCGCGCGCACGCGCGCACACACATATAAATCACAGGACAAAAAAACTCCAGTTAAATTATGAAGATATGAGTTTTTAGAAAATAAGATATAGTgtataatgtattttatttggTCTTTTGAGCCTGGCTTAatagaaatattataattcttcctaaggtaatatataaaaaaaattgtgtaaaatatataatcaaattgaaGAAAAACATGAATCTTACTAATGTATAATTAAATCAAACACGTACCCCttattgattaattttaaatcaaataaaattgtgTATTCATTATTATGCTTACAAATAAATTTCTAAAGTTTTATTTAATATGCAGGCCTGAGATTGGCACATACTCTGGGATActtgtatattataaatatattctacAGATAGAATTCCAAGTTAACATTATGTAATAAGTGAAGCATTGCCTTAGTATAATATAC
This region includes:
- the LOC108206407 gene encoding uncharacterized protein LOC108206407, translating into MAAPFFSTPFQPFVYESPQEAVTPFQILGGEAQIVQIMLKPQEKIIAKAGSMCYMSGQIVMENVFVPENEAGVWQWLFGKSLSNIVFLNSGTSDEFVGIAAPSLARILPIDLALFGGELLCQPDAFLCSINDVKVNNAVDPRARNVVPGVEGFLRQKLSGQGLAFIVGGGTVVQKSLEVGEVLSVDVSSIIALSGTVNVQVKYTGPMRRVVFGVENGVTAVLTGPGIVFIQSMPFHRLSQRIARAVASPNMRDNPKFFFQIAVFFFLAYVVIVSSLILTDI